A window from Primulina huaijiensis isolate GDHJ02 chromosome 13, ASM1229523v2, whole genome shotgun sequence encodes these proteins:
- the LOC140991753 gene encoding protein LSD1-like, with protein sequence MQSQIVCSGCRSLLMYPSGATNVCCALCNAITNVPSPGMEMAQLICGGCRTLLMYTRGATSVRCSCCHTVNLAPASNIAHVNCGNCRTTLMYPYGAPSVKCAVCQFITHVNMGNARVPIPMHRPNGTLSSASPPSSSAALSNSQNQTVVVENPMSVDKSGKLVSNVVVGVTTDKK encoded by the exons ATGCAAAGCCAGATCGTGTGCAGCGGGTGTAGGAGTCTGCTGATGTACCCGAGCGGCGCAACCAATGTGTGCTGCGCTTTGTGTAATGCCATCACTAATGTGCCCTCTCCAG GAATGGAAATGGCCCAACTGATATGTGGGGGTTGCCGTACCTTGTTGATGTATACTCGTGGAGCTACAAGTGTGAGATGCTCCTGTTGTCACACGGTGAACCTTGCACCAG CATCTAATATCGCTCATGTCAATTGTGGAAATTGCCGCACAACACTTATGTACCCATATGGTGCTCCGTCTGTCAAATGTGCTGTATGTCAATTCATCACTCACGTCAAT ATGGGAAATGCTAGGGTACCTATTCCCATGCATAGGCCAAACGGAACTCTCTCTTCGGCATCGCCACCTTCAAGTTCAGCC GCATTGTCCAATTCTCAGAACCAAACCGTGGTTGTGGAAAACCCCATGTCTGTTGACAAGAGTGGGAAACTG GTTAGCAACGTTGTTGTTGGGGTCACTACGGATAAGAAGTGA